Proteins from one Lachnospiraceae bacterium KGMB03038 genomic window:
- a CDS encoding DUF2442 domain-containing protein, whose translation MLDYIPTVVQVIPYEDYTVDIYFDDGKIVCCHAEKDLSPGIFDRIKAYHIFMNKCMVLNGTLAWDIAGGRNVNECIDIDPLYLHELEKSKERIA comes from the coding sequence ATGTTAGATTATATTCCGACTGTGGTCCAGGTAATACCGTATGAAGATTATACTGTGGATATATATTTCGATGATGGGAAAATTGTGTGCTGCCATGCAGAAAAGGATCTGTCACCTGGCATTTTTGATCGGATAAAGGCGTATCACATTTTTATGAATAAATGTATGGTTTTAAATGGTACATTAGCCTGGGATATAGCTGGAGGAAGAAATGTAAACGAGTGTATTGATATTGATCCTTTATATTTGCACGAATTAGAAAAAAGTAAAGAAAGAATAGCATGA